AGAAAAGAAGAGTCAAGCAAAGACCCGAACCCTTTCCCGGTAGTATTTTCGCTGTCATATCTGGCATGATCAGGCGATATTGCGATAGGATAGAAAACCGGTTTTGTTTTGACGCCCTGATTAAGTTTCCTTTTCTAATAACCAAAAGTTGATAGAGGAATCTTGTGGGCCTGGCAGTACTCGACTTGGCTCAAGCCGCATTTTTCACATTCCTCAATATGGTTTTGCCAGAATTCCTTCTTTTGATCACTGTTCATTGTA
The sequence above is drawn from the Desulfopila inferna genome and encodes:
- the tnpA gene encoding IS66 family insertion sequence element accessory protein TnpA, yielding MNSDQKKEFWQNHIEECEKCGLSQVEYCQAHKIPLSTFGY